Genomic DNA from Rubripirellula tenax:
GCGGACCGCGTCGTGGATCGGCGAAATTGCCGACATCGACTTCATCGAGTGTGACAGCGAAGTCGACGCGTTGTTGATGGAGTCGCGGTTGATCAAGGACATTCAACCCAAGAACAACAAAGATCTGAAAGACGATAAGTCGTTTCCGTACTTGATGATCACCACACGCGACGAGTTTCCTCGTGTCGAAGTCACGCGAGAACCGAAAGAACGCGGCGTCAAGTTGTACGGGCCGTTTCCAAGTGCGGGCGCGCTACGCGGCGCCATCCAAGTTCTGCAGCGGATCTTCAAGTTCCGAACCTGCAACTTGGACATCACCGAATCGGACGAGAAGTGGCAATGGTTTCGCCCCTGCTTGCTGCACAGCATCCACCAATGCACGGCGCCGTGTAATTTCCGAATCAGCAAAGAAGAATACCGCCGCGACATCAAGCGACTGCAAACGTTCATGGAAGGCGGAAAGAAACGTTTGCTCCAAGAAATGAACAACGAAATGATGACAGCCAGCAAGTCCTTGGACTTTGAACGGGCTGCCGTCCTTCGCGATGAAATCAAAATGCTCGATCGACTCGAAGAACGTGGCGAATTGGAAGCCAACGCTCAACCGGAAGTCTTCTATATCGATCCGAAAAAGGGTTTGGCGGGACTGCGGAAAGTGCTCGGCTTGGCCGAAACGCCGCGAGTCATCGAGGGCATGGATATCGCTCATCTGGGCGGCGATGAAACGGTCGCATCCATGGTACAGTTCATCGATGGCTTGCCGTTCAAACCCGGGTATCGGCGTTTTCGGATTCAAGATGTCGACGGCATCGACGATTTCCGAAGCATGTACGAAGTCGTTTCGCGTCGTTTCCGCCGGCTGTCGGACGAAGGCGAATCGTTTCCCGACATCCTGCTGATCGACGGCGGCAAAGGCCAACTCAATGCAGCTATGGCGGCGTTCCGTGACCAGGACATCACACCGCCGACAGTCATTTCGCTAGCCAAACGCGAAGAAGAAATCTTTCGACCGGGTGAATCCGAATCGATCAAGCTGAGTCGTAACTCTTACGCGCTTCGTTTGCTGCAATACGTGCGAGACGAATCACACCGATTTGCCCAGCACTACCACCACATCCTGCGATCGAAGTCGACCTTCGATCGCTAGCCTCGGCCGTTTCGGAGACTCGAAACGCGGGCACGTGATTCTTAACAGCAGCAAGCCCTACTCGGCGGATTGAGCTTTGTTGCGGCGACGTTGCCGCACGACGATCGCACCACCGAATACTGCGAGTACCGCGAACGTGCTCGGCTCTGGAATGGCGGCAACCTGATACGAGACGACGTTGTCGAACGTGTAGTTGATGCCGCCGACGCCCATTTCCAAGAGGTCGACTTCAAAGATCGTATTGGTGCCGTTCGTTTCCACGAGGCCAAGGAAAAATGCTTGGTCAGTATCGATCGCCACACCCGAATTCGGATCGACCACCGCAAACGATCCCGTGACATCGTCAATGTCGGTCAGCGACATCAGCCCATCATTGGCGAATGAATTCCCGTCGTATTGGACCCACAGTCCGACTGCCGAACGTCCGTTGTCAAACAGAATCGAGACCGTTTGGAATTCGTCGATCCCTTCCGAGAAATTGAATCCAATGTCGTCACCGACGTAATTTGTCGGGGAAATCGTGAACGTCGGGTTCGTGTCCCGAACGATCAATTCGCCGTCATCGATAAAAAACGAAACATCATCGACCATCACCAACGGATCGCCGACCGTTTGCATTTCAAAAGTAATCGTTGAACCTACGCCGGATGCCGCCGCTTGGAAGCTCGCAAAGTCGGTATAAGGCACAATTGCTGCGGACGCGTTTGCAGACCAAACGAGCGAGATCATTGCGAAACTCGCACAGAAAATACGGAACCGCGATTTCCAACGACGTTGCATCTGAATCTCAAACTTTCGACAAAGTGGGCGAAAAGGCCAGCAAATTTCTCGCAATCGACCTAACCGGACAGATTAGTCCTGGTTTTACCGCTTGCAAGTCTTTCTCGATACGAACGCAGGGCAAATCAGTTTTCGCAACTGGGTAGTTTGAATTGTCGTTGGTTGCTCCGCAATCCAACGTGTTCCAGGCATTGGAGCGATCCACGACGATCGTTGCCTCCGTTGTAAAACTGGTTAGCCCTGAATACGAACGACGTTCACGTGTCGACTACCCCACCGATGGCGGTCAGATCGCAGATTCCGATTAAAGCTCGCCGTCGACGCCCAGTTTGTGAAAAAAGTGCTCGACGGTGTCTTGGTTCTCAAGCAACCAATCGATATTCGGCTCGCATGCGATTGCCTTTCGGATCGCTTTGACGGTGGCTTCGCGATGGATTCGGAACAGTTCTTGGTGGTCGACTTTGTCCACTTTCAAGACGCCCGGATCGAGCCATACCGAATAGATGATGCCAAGGTCGTTCGCCTTTTCTTTGGGAATGTGCCCGGCGCGGACAGCATCCAAAACACCGTTTGCGATGCCTGCTTGGACGCTGCCCATCAAGATGTTGGTGTATCGATTGTCCGAGACGGTCACTTTGCTGACCATCAAGGTCACGGGACGCACTTGCACGTCGCTGTTCAGAATCGCGAATACTCGGGTGTGTCCTTTGACTTGGTCGCCGACCAACGTCGCCAGCGCTTGGCCAACCGGACCATCCAATTCGCCGATCACGATCTCGGGCTCGGCGCAAAGGTATTCGGCATCGCCTTCGACCAGGGCTTCGCCGGTACGCATCACGATTCGATCACTCATCAAATTTTCTTCCAAACGAAAGGGCCAAGACGGCGAGAAAAAAGTGTCCGACCCCATTTGCCGGGAACCGGCCCTTCGGGTGCTTTGCACAAAAGGGGTCGGACACTTCTTTTCCGCTCACGAAGATCCGAATTTAGCACCCCGCCGCTTGGTGAAAAGGAGCCAGCAGAGCTTCCAGATACGAATCGAGACTGATTCGATCAAAAGTTGCAGGTCCGGCGAAACTAACGATTGCCGCTGGGTGGCATCGCGTTGCTAAGTCGCTCGAACCCGCTGCCTTGCACTTCCATCGTTTTGGGATGCACGGTCAATGTGCGCACCGCACCTTCGATTCCCGGTTGACCATCGGCACGCGTTTGACGGAAAACGACGGGACGGTTGGGAACGCCGTCGACCGTGAACACGTCCTTCGATGCCGAGTAGGCGGCGCGGCTTGCGGTGCCTTCCAGCAATCCGTCTTCGTTGCGTGTTCGAAAGATGACTCCCGTCGTGGCTTCCATTTCCCAAGCCGTTTGGCTCGCCGACATTCCTGACGAAGCAAACGCGCCGCCGCTGGCGTTTCGTCCAGGCTCGACCGAGAACCGAAGTCGATCGCAATCGAGTGTCGATTGTCCCACAGAAATAGCGTCCATCTTGGCAGCATCGAATGCTTGATCCCATCCGCTGACCGACTGAACACCGACCCGAACGCCTCGCAAGAAATCCAGATTCCGAGTCGTTAAGTCGACTCGCATCGAATCGTTGAAGGTCAAGTGAATCCCCGTCAATTCGTCGCGAGCACCGTCGACCATCGATGCGTTGGATACCAACGCGCCTTGCGGCTTCCCCGTTGTGGGTTTCGCCATCGGGTTCGCCGTGCCACCCACGGACCAGCCGCGGTACCAACCGGGGCCTTCGCCGATCAATTGACCGCCGTCACCTGGCGACATCGTTAACTGGTTGGCATACACCAAGTGCTTGGTCTCGCGGACTCCATCAGAACCGTAGTGCATTGCTTGCACGATGACGGGGCGGTCGTTTGCTTGAAGGATCGTTATTTTCTGGATCACGGCATTCTTCATCGATGCCATGTCTCGCATTTGAACGCTTTCCTGCAGATCGACTTCCAAGCGATCACCGCTCACCTTCAATTCCCACGGCTCGCGGTCACTGATAAGCGACGCTTCGATATCGACGCCATCGGTCAGCACGGCTTTGCGCCCGTCAAACAGCATTTCACCCTGCCAACGACAATGAGGCGGCTTGGTCCAAACAAACCCGGACGCACCGTTGCGAGTCGACGAATCGTTCCCCGATGGCGCCAATCCGGTGGGCAGGGCCGCGGTCGGAATCTGGAACTCACCCGCCGCATTGATCCAAACCATGTTGTCGCTGGGCCGAATTTGGATCTGTGGACCGACAAAGAAACCGTCGCCGATTTCAAATCGCGCCGGCGACGCGGCGCTGCTGCTTAACTGTAAAACGTCTTCTCCGCCGCCGTCCTTCAATTCAAGGCTTTCGCCGGTCAGGCGTGCCGCCAATGACTGTCCGCCCGTTTCGATTTGGTGTTCGACTTCTACATGCCCGACGACACTCAACCGCTTCGCACTTAGGCCGGCTGAGTTACGACGAAGCTGTGCGTTGATCGAATCGCCTCGCACGACGGGTCGCGCCCGAGCTACCGGGTCCACCATGCCCGAGTCCGCGTTGGGCTGTGAAACCCATTGCCTTAAAGGCGACGCAGCATTCGATTTCCCACCGCCGCTGGTCGGTCCACCGCCTTGCCGGTTCGATGGCCCTGCTTCGTTGACAAAGTTCAGCCACATCTCTTGAGTTTCCGCAATGATCGCTGCCGACACGATCCGCACATTACCCTTGATGTTAAACCACTCCGGTGCAAGCGTTGTTTTTGCGTCGTCGTTCCCCGATTCGTTCGTGGTACCGATCACGCTTCCGTCGGCAACAGATTCGTTCACGGGTTCAGGCACAAACAATCCGAACACCGAGTCGGCTTCGAACTCGCCACCATCGACTAGCCAAGCACGAACTTCGCCATCGATCCGCACTTCGACATCCACGTCCATCTTCTTGGCGGTCGGAATTCCCTTGGGGCGGACGTGCAATCCGTCTCGCCAGCGTGCTTCGCGAACCGGAACGTCGGGGTCTTTGACGGTCACGATGCCAGCACCGTCAGCGTCCAGAATCCCGAAGGCCGCAGGATTTGCGGGATCAAACTGGTAAATCAATCTCGCCAAACTCGCCGTCAGGGGTCCGCGTCGAACGCGAATGCCACGACTTCCCGTCGCGTTGAGGAGCCCGCTGACGGCGTTCAGATCAATCGTGTCGGCGGCAATTTCCGTTTCGATCGAAGGCAGCTTGGCAATTGCCGGTGTGCCGGTCGCAACGATTCGCACCAGCCAATCCAATGCCGATCGTCGCTCGATCGCATCGTTCGTGGGATCGTTGAGCGTCAGTTCCAGTTGTTGGCAATCGAATCGATCGGCGAGAGCTCCGTCGGTCTGATAGACAAGCGAAACGGAATCGCGCAGCAGCAGTTGATCGATCGCGAAGTCGTACTCGACACGGCCGCCGCACGCGACGGAAATCATCGCTTCCCGGCCCGCCGCATCGCCATGCGGTTCGCCGTCGGACGGGCCTTCGCCAAACAGTCCTCGACCGCCGATCGGCATCATCAACTGATCCAAGTAGATCAATTCCATTCGGTCCAACACCGTGGACGGCGCGGACCCGTTGCCTCCCGCCGCTGCCAAATGGATGGTCAAGTCGCGACCGACCATTTTCGCTTCGCCAACCGACATTTCGATCGTTTTGGTTGTCCAGATCTTCCGCGTGTCCATTCCAACGTCGGCCGTACGTAGATCCATCGAGTGGCGACCGTCGCCGCCCGGTCGACCGTTGCGATAAATATGAACGCCACCGACCATCCGGCCCCAATCGATCGGCGGTGCGCCGCCGCTCATCATGTCCAGCGACTCGGTGAACTTCAGCTCAGCACCCTCGACCGCATCGATGACGATTGGGGCGTCGGCCGTTTCGTTGGTCAGCCCTCGTCCGATGACGACGGTGATGGGCCAAAGTTTCCAATGAGAATCGTCGGTCTGTTCCCAGTTCTGGAACAGCAGTACGCCTTGGGCCGTTTGCAGACGCTTACAAGAACTTCGCTGCCAAGCGCCTTCGGGAAACAGATCGTCAAGCGAATCATCGGTCCGGTGAACCGGCGACTTTTTTAACGCGATCAACTCGACATCCGGTGGTGACATCCATGGTGTCAGCGCATTGGAATAGATGACCGCCGAAGCGACCAAAAAGATGAGTGCGGAAAAGTAGTGCGTCAACCGATCAAGCATGGTGAACCGGTGCGAAGATCGTCGGGGTTTAACCCGAACGTCGCACGTACTCCTCCCATCGTTTGCCGGCGCGAAGCAACCGTTCGATCAGTTCGCGAATGGCACCATCGCCGCCACGGGTGTTCAACACCCAATCGGCCGACTCGCGTACGTCTTGCGCCGCATCGGCCGGTGCGACCGACAAGCCCACGTGACGCATGACCGCCAAGTCGGGAAGATCGTCGCCGATATAGCACACTTGGTCAGGGGTACAGCCGAGTGATTGGAACATCTCCATCGCGGCGGGCCATTTGTCGCGTCGGCCCTGCATGACCGCTTCGATGCCCAATTCCGCTGCCCGACGAGTCACCATCGGACTGTCCCGCGCCGTCAAAATTCCGAAATGAAAACCCGATTGCATCCACGCTTTGATCGCCAAACCATCGCGAACATGAAACCGCTTAGTTTCCGTACCATCGCTACCGTAAATGATTCTGCCGTCCGTCATCACTCCATCGACATCCGACAAGAGGAAGCGAATCGAATCGGCGTACTGCGAATCGGCGTACTGCGAATCGGATTGGGCGTCGGAAGTTTGCGGCGTCATCGTTGTCGTTTCGTTGACCAGATCGAATCGTGGTGACCAAGCGTGTTTTGTAAGCAACTATCTAAAGTGAACGTTGCTTATGGGAACTTCAATACTTTTGCCGAGTCCCCGTCATCGTCGGTAAGCGACACGATGTCGGTGATGTCGATCAAACCGACCGGACGCGATTGTTCATCGATGACGGGAAGTTCGCTGATTCTTCGATGCGACATGATCGCGGTCGCTTCTCGTAACATCGATCCCATCGCCACCGTTGCCGGCCGAGTCGTCATCCGTGTCGCAATTGCTTGGTCGAGCGCCACTTCGTCGCGTCGCTCCAACAACCGAGCCAAGTCGCTATCGGTAAAAATGCCAGCCAGTCGCCCGTCGTCGTCGACCAACATGATCGCGCCCGTGCGCCGACCCGTTACGACTCCATCGGCCGTCGGTTTTGCAATCATCGATTCGCGAATGGTCGCGTTCTGCATGGCAACGCGGCACGACGCGATCGGTCGCATGATTTGATCCACCGTCGCCAACTTCCGACCAAGCGATCCGCCGGGATGGAAACGCGCGAAATCCTGTGCTGTGAATTTGCGAAGTACGCTGGCGAGCATCGCGATCGCATCGCCGACCGCCATCATGACGGCGGTGCTGGATGTCGGCGCCAGTCCGTTGGGACATGCTTCGTCATAGCGTCCGATCGAAACGACACAGTCTGCCGCGGTGGCAAGCGGATTGTCGTCGGAGGCGGTGATGGCGATCAGTCCAGCGCTGTTTTCGGCTAAATGCGGCGCGATCCGAACCACTTCCTCGCTTCGACCTGAATTGCTGAGCGCCCAAACAACATCGCGTTCGCGGACGCGGCCCAGGTCGCCGTGGATGGCTTCGGAAGGATGCAGGAAGTGGGCCGGTGTCCCAGTGCTGGCCAAGGTTGCGACCAGCTTTTGCCCCACCAATCCCGCCTTGCCGACGCCCGTCACCAAAACGCACCCGTCGCAATTCGCCGTCATCTCCGCTGCGCGGACGGCTTCCGGTGACAAGATGGATGCCGCCGAAAGGATCGCGTTACCTTCGGCCGAAACGACCTGCCGAATCCACCTCAATCGCTCGAGCATCGAAGCAGGCGCTACCGTTGGACCGGTCGGATGCGAGTTCGGAATGCGCGAGGGAGCTGACACGGGAGACCTTCCTTGGTACACCTGCGGGCGAAAATAGGAGACGATGAGCCGGATGATAGTAAAAATCCATAGCCGCGGGCAACGCTAAACCAATTCTTAAATTCGGCAGCCTGGGTGACTTACGGTGTTTTGTGATGAGCGATAAATCGCCGCGCGAGTCGATTGCCGCAGCGACCGGCCCAGCAATCTCTGTTGTGCGATGGATGAACGCCCTTTCGATCGATGCGGTCGTTGTCGGGGTTCTTTGGCAGACGCTGTTCGCATGCAGTTTTCGTGGTTCCTGGCCGACGATCCCTGAATCGGTCACTCTGGGCACGACGCTGTGGCTGATCTACACGGCTGATCATCTTCTCGACGCGCGAAGCTTAGACATCGATCGGATGCACACCTTTCGCCATCTTGTCCACCTTCGCCATCGAAGTGCATTGGTCGCGTTGTGGAGTTTCCTGACGGTCTGTGACGCGGTCGCCATCATCACTTGGTTGCCCGATTCGTTGATTCGTTGGGGGCTTGGTATGGCGGCTGCGGTTCTGGTCTATGGCGCGGGTGTTCATTTCCGCCCGAAGACAAAGATTTGGCTTGCAAAAGAGTTCCAGGTCGGCATCCTCTTTGCCATCGGCGTGGGCCTGCTGGCCTGGGATCATGCGCCGTCTGTCTCGCTGTTGTTTGCGACGATGCTCTGTGCAGTCCTTTTTTCCGCCAACTGCATCATCGTTGCGCATTTTGATCGGGAAGCCGATCGTGAACAGCAGTTTTCGTCCATTGCGACAAAGCAAGTGGCAGCAGTCCGCTACTTGCCAACCGTTATGGCCGCCGTAGCGACGATCGCGATCGCCGGTGCTGCGGTCAACGCGCTGCCACGCTTGATCGCATGCTCGATCGTGATCAGCAGTGTGATGCTGGCGGCGCTTGCTCACGCATCTTGCATCGAAGCCTCGACGACCGATGCGACGTTGGCTAACAACCGATTCAACGTTCGACACGGATTGGCCGACGCGACGTTGATCGCTCCGATATTGATCGGATGGTTGGCGTGAACGGCTATGACCGGATCGCTCGCTTCTATCGGGTCATGGAGTGGGCCGCGTTCGGTCCGCATCTGAATCGATCTCGCGTGGCGATTCTTTCCGACTTGCCTGCGGTAAGTCGCGTTCTGGTCCTGGGCGACGGCGACGGAAGGTTGTTGCAGCGACTTTGTCTTGAGCATCCCGATGCAACGATCGTCAGCGTCGACCAGAGCCCCAAGATGCTCGAGTTACAACGGCGGCGGGTCAAAGCGATCGGCGGCGAGGATCGCGCTGAATGGATCCAATGCGACGCGATCGATTTCAGTCCTGAGCCGGGCCGATTTGACTTGCTGGTCACGGCATACTTCTTGGACTGCTTTACCGAATCGCAGCTCGAAACAAATTTGACGAAATGGCTGGCCGGCGTCCGAGACGGCGGGTGCTGGTACGTGGTCGAGTTCACGCGTCCGGCCAGCAAGTTGCAGCGGGTGGTCGCCGATCCGATCCTCTGGATGATGCACGCGTTTTTTCGATGGCAAACGGGATTGCCCAATCGTAGCCTCGTCGATCTGAATCCCATTCTGGGTCGACTTCCGATTCGCATGGTAAAGCGGCAGACGAGGTTCTGCGGGATGATGACGTCACGCATCTATGCCAAGATGCCCTTGACCAGTTCACCGTGAACGTCGGTCAGACGGTAGTCGCGACCTTGGAATCGATGCGTCAATTGTCTGTGGTCGAAGCCCAACAGATGCAGAATCGTCGCGTGTAAATCGTGGACGTGGACCGGGTTTTCCGCAACGTTGAAACCCAGTTCATCGGTCGCCCCATAAACCGTGCCGGACTTCAATCCGCCGCCCGCCATCCACATCGAGAACGAATTCGGATGGTGATCCCGGCCGTCATTGCCGCCTTGAACCATCGGCGTGCGACCGAATTCACCGCCCCAAATGACCAGCGTTTCGTCAAGCAAGCCCTGCTGCTTCAAGTCTTTGATCAGCGCCGCGCATCCCTGATCGGTATCTTGGCAATTTTTCTTGATATCCGACGTCAAGCCGCCGTGCTGGTCCCACGACTCGTGAAAAAGTTGAACAAACCGAACGCCTCGTTGGACCAACCGACGCGCGAGTAAGCAGTTATTCGCAAACGACATCTTCCCGGGCTCGGCCCCATACAGCTTCAGTATGTGTTCCGGTTCGTCATGGATCGACATCGCCTCGGGTGCACTCGATTGCATCCGAAACGCCATTTCGTACGAATTGATTCGCGTCGCGATCTCGGGATCACCAACGATATCCAACCGGTGGCGATTCAATTCATTGATGGCGTCGAGCGAACGCCGCTGCGTCGCGTCGTTCATTCCGGGTGGGTTGGATAGGTACAAAACGGGATCGCCGCTGCTGCGAAATTCGACACCCGAGTGAGTCGACGGCAGAAACCCCGAGTTCCAATTTCCGGCCCCTGCACTGGGACCTTTCTTGCCGCTATTGAAAACGACAAACGCGGGCAGGTCCTGCGACTCGCTGCCCAAACCGTACGTCAGCCAGGAACCCATGCTGGGTCGGCCAAATTGCTGTGACCCGGTACTCATCAGCAACTGCGCCGGCGCATGGTTGAACGCGTCGGTCTTCATCGATCGAATGATGCAAAGGTCGTCGACGACCGAAGCCGTATGGGGCAACAGCTCGCTGAGTTCGGCGCCGCACTGGCCGTGCTTGGCAAACTTGTATTTTGCGCCAAGCAGTTTCGAATTCGGGTTGATGAAAGCGGCACGATAACCACCCAGCAAGTCCGCCGGCGGCAACGTTCCGTCCAACCGCGCCAGGGTCGGCTTGTTGTCGAAAAGCTCGAACTGGCTCGGCCCACCGCCCATGAACAGGACAATGACATTCTTGATTTTCGCCGGAAAATGAGGCTCTTTCGGCGCAAGTGGATTCGCGGCAAAGCCTGTCGCGCTCGTCTCGCCGTGGGCGACTTTGGAATCAGCCATCAGGCTTGTCAAAGCGACCGACCCCAAGCCGATGCCACATTGCTGCAGGAACCACCGGCGCTGGATCGATCGAACCTGGGCGTCAACCTTGCTCGAGCTCACCGGATCAGTTTTCGAAGACATCATGATTTCGTGATCGTTTCGTCAAGGTTCAAAATCGTTCGCGCCACTACCATCCACGCCGCTAGCTCCGGCCCATCCGTGCCAATCAATTGCCGACAACGCTCGACCCGGACGCCGATCCATTGGCTCAATGCGGCGTCGGACTCGTCGGCAAAGACCTGGCGTTGGCTCTCTAACAATCGAGCAACCACCGCTGCCTCGTCCGCATCGGGCGAACGGCCCGTACAGTACCGAAAGATCAGCGTGATCCGGTCGGCGTCCATACTCTTCGAGTCTTTTGTTTCGTTGGCAGGCAATTCACGCAACACTCGCGTCGCCAACCCTCGCGCCGCTTCGACAAATTGCGGCTCGTTCAATAGCACCAAAGCTTGCAGCGGAGTATTGCTGCGTCCGCGGCGGACACATGCGGCGTCGCCCTTGGGAGCGTCAAAAACTTGAAGCGGTGGAAACGGAACGCTGCGATACTGGTGAACGTAAAGGCTGCGCCGATATTGATTGCCGTCCGTATGTGTATCCCAGATCTTCGGACCATAGCTTGTGGGCGGCACAAAAAGAAAATCGGGTGCCGGCGGATAGACGCTCGGGCCGCCGACCTGTTCAACCAGCAACCCGCTTGCCGACAGGGTCGAATCGCGAACCATTTCGGCGTCCATGCGAAACCGAGGCCCACGACCGAGCCACTGATTCACAGGGTCCTGCTGCCATGCATCGGCTGGCGCCGATGATTGCTGGCGATAGGTGGCGGAATCCACGATCAGCCGGTGAATGTGTTTCAAGCTCCAGTCGTTGTCCATCAATTCGGTTGCTAAAAAGTCGAGCAGTTCAGGATGCGACGGCTGCGAAGACTGAAAACCAAAGTCCTCTGGCGTCGTCACCAAACCGCGTCCGAAATAGGCTTGCCAAATACGATTGACGACCACCCGCGCGGTCGTCGGCGAATCGTTGGACACCAACCATCTCGCAAACCGCAATCGATCCGGCGCGTCGGCCTTCCGCATCGGGTTCAGGAACTCCGGTGCATCGGCCTGTACACGATCTGTCTGATTCAGAAAGTCGCCTCGCGCCAGCACGAATGTTTCACGCGGCTTTGCTAACGACTGAACGACCAATTGAGTCGCGGTTTCCGGGTATTTCGTCCAGGCCGCTTCGACGGAAGATTCCGTCTTCGCAAACGCTGTGTTGGGGCCGGCTAGATTCTCGGGTAAACGCCGCCACTGGGTGAAGACGGCGTCCCAATCGCTGGCCGTCCAATCTTGACGCGGCTTGCCCAGAATTGTTTCGACGGCGGACGCGACGGCGATTTCGGGCAGGTCTTTGGCGTCCGTGATGCTGAATCGATAGCGTCCGATCAAAAAGTTCTGATTGTCATCGCTGTTCCAGCCGCCATGCTTCTGGACCATGGTGAAGGTCAGCGTTGCTTCGCCGTTGACGATGACGGGTTCGGCAGGCACAAAGATCGCATGACGCGATTGATTGCTTCGACCGGGACCAATGTCAGTTGTCCAAGCGGTTTTAAGGTCGTCGTCGAACGCGTATTCGATCGGGCCGACGACGCGGTCATCTTTGTCGGGATCGCGGTCACGATACTGGGGTTTCAGGTCGCGGCGTAGCGGTTCAACATCCGCCATGGCGCGGACGAACTTCACCTCGATCGGCTTTGCACCGGGCCCCGAGGGCGTGATTTTCAGCTTGAATTCCGTCAATGCGCCCGTGCCATCGATGCTTCGACCGGGGCCGCCCCGAGGAAGTT
This window encodes:
- a CDS encoding PSD1 and planctomycete cytochrome C domain-containing protein, with amino-acid sequence MEFRFAATFFSTTLMVVVASFAHADDSVDFNRDVRGILSDKCFLCHGPDESTREAGLRLDVRESAIDSGAIAPGNAEASEILARVNSDDPDAVMPPPTTGKDITDREREVLARWIKAGADYDAHWAFVAPQTPESPKFTLPEDRRWIRNGIDRFVLAKLKSMKLSPSPPADPSTLARRIALDLTGLPPTPGQLDDISRSSEARSADHARWMQAWIDMHIDSDRFGERWARWWLDAARYADSAGYEKDMQRQVFFYRDWVIDAMSRDMPYDEFVIKQIAGDLLPGAGQDERVATGFLRNSMTNEEGGADPEQFRVEGMFDRVDAIGKAILGITTQCAQCHTHKYDPISHHEYYQMFAALNDFHEASITVYTAEQALRRDEVRAIVAGHEDVLRALVPDWKERTGRWADDHQSSLPTWSTVTPTDVPYEGQKFEILDDGSILSESYAPTKAENPFSSTLHVGTITAVRMDALTHPQLPRGGPGRSIDGTGALTEFKLKITPSGPGAKPIEVKFVRAMADVEPLRRDLKPQYRDRDPDKDDRVVGPIEYAFDDDLKTAWTTDIGPGRSNQSRHAIFVPAEPVIVNGEATLTFTMVQKHGGWNSDDNQNFLIGRYRFSITDAKDLPEIAVASAVETILGKPRQDWTASDWDAVFTQWRRLPENLAGPNTAFAKTESSVEAAWTKYPETATQLVVQSLAKPRETFVLARGDFLNQTDRVQADAPEFLNPMRKADAPDRLRFARWLVSNDSPTTARVVVNRIWQAYFGRGLVTTPEDFGFQSSQPSHPELLDFLATELMDNDWSLKHIHRLIVDSATYRQQSSAPADAWQQDPVNQWLGRGPRFRMDAEMVRDSTLSASGLLVEQVGGPSVYPPAPDFLFVPPTSYGPKIWDTHTDGNQYRRSLYVHQYRSVPFPPLQVFDAPKGDAACVRRGRSNTPLQALVLLNEPQFVEAARGLATRVLRELPANETKDSKSMDADRITLIFRYCTGRSPDADEAAVVARLLESQRQVFADESDAALSQWIGVRVERCRQLIGTDGPELAAWMVVARTILNLDETITKS